From a region of the Mesotoga sp. Brook.08.105.5.1 genome:
- a CDS encoding glycine--tRNA ligase subunit alpha translates to MYLQDVVVKLNSYWSGQGCIIDQPYDLEMGAGTFHPSTFLRSLGKKPWKVAFIQPSRRPTDGRYGENPMRVQRYFQYQVIIKPNPENSQELYLGSLEALGINPVEHDIRFVEDNWESPTLGAWGVGWEVWLDGMEVSQFTYFQQVGGIDVDLVSLEITYGLERITMYLQKKANIFDIDWNEEFKYGDVFLENEKEFSAYNFDVANTSRLFDLYRFYREEFDLCMKNGLVRPSYDYMIKCSHAFNLLDARNAISVSQRQSYIKSIREMAKTVAEAYVAKEANSDE, encoded by the coding sequence ATGTACTTACAGGACGTAGTAGTAAAACTTAACTCATACTGGTCCGGTCAGGGGTGTATAATCGACCAGCCGTATGACCTGGAAATGGGTGCGGGAACATTTCATCCCTCGACATTCCTAAGATCGCTGGGCAAGAAGCCCTGGAAAGTCGCCTTCATCCAACCAAGCAGAAGACCCACAGACGGTAGATACGGCGAAAACCCGATGAGGGTTCAGAGGTATTTCCAGTATCAGGTGATTATCAAGCCCAACCCTGAGAATTCCCAAGAACTCTATCTTGGTTCTCTTGAAGCCCTCGGAATAAACCCCGTGGAACATGATATTCGATTCGTGGAAGACAACTGGGAATCTCCGACTCTCGGGGCCTGGGGAGTGGGCTGGGAGGTCTGGTTAGATGGAATGGAGGTCAGTCAGTTTACGTATTTCCAGCAGGTTGGCGGAATCGACGTAGACCTCGTTTCTCTCGAGATCACCTATGGACTCGAAAGAATCACAATGTATCTTCAAAAGAAAGCGAACATATTCGATATAGACTGGAATGAAGAGTTCAAGTATGGAGATGTATTCCTGGAGAACGAGAAAGAGTTCTCGGCCTACAATTTCGATGTGGCAAATACTTCCAGGCTCTTCGATCTCTACAGATTCTATCGCGAAGAATTCGATCTATGCATGAAAAACGGACTTGTAAGACCTTCTTACGACTATATGATCAAGTGCTCTCACGCCTTCAATCTTCTTGACGCCAGGAATGCCATCAGCGTATCTCAGCGTCAGAGCTACATCAAATCTATAAGAGAGATGGCAAAAACAGTTGCCGAAGCATATGTAGCCAAGGAGGCCAATTCAGATGAATGA
- the glyS gene encoding glycine--tRNA ligase subunit beta — translation MNDHKALLEVGIEELPSSEVQGMRKQLLERIEKSLESNRLGYGGIEIFVASRRFGVLIRDIESSQADFVEKRKGPSEKIAYRDGEPTKALLGFLRGSNSQLDEVSIEDGYVYVERHIRGKTARELLPQIFSDMLRSLDFKKPMRWGDGTYRFVRPVKWIVAMLDSEILDMELFGKRSSNKSRGHRFFFDEVEVSPENYFQNLRDALVIARESDREERTLSEIRRIESDINSQIPVDEELLAEVVSLTEYPTAVLGNFMEKYLSLPPEVIIVTIKHHQRTFPVYKEGKLTNGFVAFQDGPDDPLGNIRLGYEEVINARLEDAFFYFEKDKEKPIENYVDGLEGILFQRGLGTLKDKTDRTIALSEAISKKLGAKREELLEVKRTSLLAKADQTTRVVQEFPELQGIMGRIYAELSGENPDVCTGIEEHYRDNVVPATLAGAVTGISDRIDTLVGNFMIGNIPSASKDPYALRRKTSFIFKTMHHLGWKLDLLGLIEEASSALAGVNSETLDAITDFFSNRFEAFLLEKGFSMNIARSVKVWWRFPYLGVRAAEAISEYVKKEDFTDLLVAYQRVHNISRGHSSNFFDGSKFVEQAERDLLNNYLKCFDDVMEALERDDFEKSLLLLTSLKPHIDRYFDDVFVMAEQEDIRLNRLGFLKSLDQLFLKIGDLSLLLEEERA, via the coding sequence ATGAATGATCATAAGGCACTGCTTGAAGTCGGAATTGAAGAGCTTCCTTCAAGTGAGGTTCAAGGAATGAGAAAACAGCTCTTAGAGAGAATAGAGAAGTCTCTCGAGAGTAATCGTTTGGGTTATGGAGGAATCGAGATCTTCGTTGCCAGCAGGCGATTCGGAGTGTTAATTCGAGACATAGAATCCAGTCAGGCGGACTTTGTGGAAAAGAGAAAAGGCCCGTCAGAGAAGATCGCCTATAGGGACGGCGAACCGACCAAGGCGCTCCTTGGATTCCTTAGGGGAAGTAACTCTCAGCTTGACGAAGTGAGTATTGAAGACGGATATGTATACGTAGAGAGACATATAAGGGGAAAGACTGCCAGAGAACTCTTGCCTCAGATCTTCTCAGATATGTTGCGATCGCTGGATTTCAAGAAGCCGATGCGTTGGGGAGACGGAACTTATAGATTTGTGAGGCCGGTCAAGTGGATAGTTGCTATGCTTGACTCCGAAATCCTCGATATGGAGCTCTTCGGAAAGAGATCGTCAAACAAGTCCAGGGGACACCGTTTCTTCTTCGATGAAGTTGAAGTATCGCCTGAGAATTACTTTCAGAATTTGAGAGATGCTCTGGTGATCGCTCGAGAGAGCGACAGAGAAGAAAGAACTCTCTCTGAAATCAGAAGAATTGAGTCGGATATTAATAGCCAGATTCCTGTTGATGAAGAACTGCTTGCCGAAGTCGTTTCTTTGACAGAATACCCAACGGCAGTTCTGGGAAACTTCATGGAGAAGTACCTCTCACTCCCGCCTGAAGTAATCATCGTAACTATAAAGCACCATCAGAGAACTTTCCCGGTCTACAAAGAAGGCAAGCTGACTAACGGCTTTGTTGCCTTTCAAGACGGACCAGATGATCCGCTGGGAAACATTCGATTAGGGTACGAGGAAGTTATAAACGCAAGGCTCGAAGACGCCTTCTTCTACTTCGAGAAAGACAAAGAGAAACCGATCGAGAACTACGTAGACGGATTGGAAGGAATCCTCTTTCAGCGGGGGCTTGGCACTCTGAAAGACAAAACCGACAGAACGATAGCACTTTCAGAGGCGATCTCTAAGAAACTCGGAGCCAAGAGAGAAGAACTGCTGGAGGTTAAGAGAACCTCTCTTCTTGCGAAAGCAGATCAAACCACAAGAGTCGTGCAGGAGTTTCCGGAGCTTCAGGGGATAATGGGAAGAATCTACGCTGAACTGTCCGGCGAGAATCCCGACGTCTGTACTGGAATAGAGGAGCACTACCGTGACAATGTGGTTCCGGCAACTCTGGCCGGTGCCGTAACCGGAATATCCGATCGTATAGATACTTTGGTCGGTAATTTCATGATAGGGAACATACCCTCTGCATCGAAGGATCCGTACGCTCTGAGGAGAAAGACTTCTTTCATATTCAAGACAATGCATCATCTCGGATGGAAACTCGATCTTCTCGGTCTGATTGAAGAAGCTTCCAGTGCCCTTGCCGGGGTGAATAGTGAAACACTTGATGCCATCACCGACTTCTTCTCTAACAGATTCGAAGCGTTCCTTCTTGAGAAGGGCTTCTCGATGAACATAGCACGATCGGTGAAGGTGTGGTGGAGGTTCCCGTATCTCGGAGTTCGCGCGGCCGAAGCGATCTCAGAGTATGTAAAGAAGGAGGATTTTACAGATCTTCTAGTAGCTTATCAAAGGGTCCACAATATAAGCAGAGGTCATTCGAGCAACTTTTTTGACGGTTCTAAGTTCGTCGAGCAGGCCGAACGTGACTTACTGAACAACTATTTGAAATGCTTCGACGATGTAATGGAAGCGCTCGAGCGCGACGATTTCGAGAAATCGCTCCTGTTACTGACATCTCTTAAGCCTCACATAGACAGATACTTCGACGATGTCTTTGTTATGGCCGAACAGGAAGATATCCGCCTCAACAGACTAGGCTTCCTCAAATCTCTAGATCAGCTCTTCTTGAAGATAGGCGATCTCTCGCTGCTTCTCGAAGAAGAGAGAGCGTGA